One window of the Runella slithyformis DSM 19594 genome contains the following:
- a CDS encoding DUF6624 domain-containing protein, translated as MKICIIFLLLISIGKVSFCQSLREDYESKSKAADSLYNLKQYKNAAIKYSIIFQENGGLGYVDDRYKAACSWALINEPDSSFYQLFRIANKGNYDEYEKIINEPNFENLHKDEQWSKLLDIIYKNKENKEKNYNRNLISVLDTIFEEDQKYRLQIKSIKEKYGADSDEINEIFRIIALKDSINLLKVQNILDKYGWLGPDVIKEKGSTTLFLVIQHADLSTQIKYLPILKEAVRLGKAENSALALLEDRVALQQGKCQIYGTQIDYDTQTRTYYIPSLCDPISVNKRREEVGLNPIEEYVKNWNINWDSKNYSKSSKK; from the coding sequence ATGAAAATATGCATTATATTTCTTCTTCTTATTAGTATTGGGAAAGTTTCTTTTTGCCAAAGTTTAAGAGAAGATTATGAATCAAAAAGTAAGGCAGCAGATTCACTTTATAATTTAAAGCAGTACAAAAATGCTGCTATAAAATATTCAATTATTTTTCAAGAAAATGGTGGCTTAGGATATGTAGATGATAGATATAAAGCTGCGTGTTCTTGGGCTTTAATAAATGAACCAGATAGTTCCTTTTATCAACTTTTTAGAATAGCTAATAAAGGCAACTATGATGAATATGAAAAAATAATTAATGAACCAAATTTTGAAAACTTACATAAGGATGAACAGTGGAGCAAATTATTGGATATTATTTATAAAAATAAAGAAAATAAAGAAAAAAATTACAATAGAAACTTAATATCTGTTTTAGACACTATATTTGAAGAAGATCAAAAATATAGACTACAGATAAAGAGTATTAAAGAAAAATATGGAGCAGATTCTGATGAAATTAATGAAATTTTTAGAATTATAGCACTAAAAGACTCTATCAATCTTCTGAAGGTGCAAAATATTTTAGATAAATACGGTTGGCTTGGTCCAGATGTAATAAAAGAAAAAGGTAGTACAACTTTATTTTTAGTAATTCAACATGCTGACTTATCAACTCAAATAAAGTATTTACCTATTTTAAAGGAAGCTGTTAGGTTAGGAAAGGCAGAAAATAGTGCATTAGCATTATTAGAAGATAGAGTGGCTTTGCAACAAGGTAAGTGCCAAATATATGGCACTCAAATAGATTACGATACCCAAACTCGTACTTATTATATTCCTTCATTATGTGACCCTATTTCTGTTAATAAAAGACGAGAAGAAGTAGGGTTAAATCCTATTGAAGAATATGTGAAAAATTGGAATATCAATTGGGATAGCAAAAATTATTCTAAATCTTCTAAAAAATAA
- a CDS encoding alpha/beta hydrolase family protein yields MKKYLLLLLLGGLSPALTAQKKAKKSTPPPPPTVVKKPLTHDVYDFWKDIPERVISNNGLWFGYALNPQEGDGKVVFHNLTTHRADSVARGEGLKLSADSEFAVFKIKPQLEATKAARRAKKKKDELPKDSLGIYALSTKQLLKFPTVQSFKLPEKGGDWVAYLGESAKVKPDTAKKAASKRPKRESEDNGYRLTVRQLKTGAEKVFPFVTEYEVSKNGKRLAFASTGADSAKTGVYVYEPATNQLSLVHAGVPKHKFKKLSFDDNGDQLAFVADLDTNSKVQIRLPKLFYWKSGDATATRLADETTQPAAQGWLVSSEYTPKFSKDGAKLFFGTNPKPILQDTLLLNEEIVNVEVWHWQDAKLQTQQKVSLERDRKKSYLAMVNLSDKKSVQLGSELIPETEFVNEGNSDFVIGHSDMRYSHQHWDWNPKEDAYLISTHDGSKKLLKEKIEGNARVSPEGKYLYWFSNPDTAWFAHDIAANKTIQLTNNKAVKFADEEDDHPDFPNPYGMAGWAKGDQSLLVYDRFDIWQIDPQNPSNPKKLTNGRGTKQSHRYVRLDPEERSIDLSRPLFLTTVNEATKQSGFAQLSPALQVTKLYEGDFSVGNLVLKAKNADRYLFTKQTFKDYPDWHVTDGSFKNITRVTNANPQQSNYLWGSVEIVSWRAGDGTPLQGLLYKPENFDSTKKYPMMTYFYEKNADNLHTHYAPRPIRSYINFSYFVSNGYLVFVPDIVYKTGYPGQSAYNCIVPGVLSMIDKGFVDKDKIGISGHSWGGYQTAYLVTQTNLFKAAEAGAPVANMTSAYGGIRWDSGLSRQAQYERTQTRIGGTLWEKPMQYLENSPLFHAPKIQTPVLMMHNDDDGAVPWYQGIEFYMGLKRLNKPVWMLNYNGEKHGLTKRQNMKDFAVRMYQYFDHYLKDAPAPSWMAEGLPLVEKGINQHLAPAKVSGGSKAGGSKLGGGK; encoded by the coding sequence ATGAAAAAGTACCTATTGCTCCTGCTCCTGGGAGGGCTTTCCCCTGCGCTTACGGCCCAAAAGAAAGCCAAAAAATCTACTCCGCCGCCTCCGCCAACGGTAGTCAAAAAGCCGCTCACCCACGATGTCTACGATTTTTGGAAAGACATTCCCGAGCGGGTCATCAGCAATAACGGGCTATGGTTCGGCTACGCACTCAATCCGCAGGAAGGCGACGGCAAAGTGGTCTTTCACAACCTCACCACGCACCGGGCCGATTCGGTAGCGCGCGGCGAAGGACTTAAACTGAGTGCTGATTCAGAATTTGCCGTTTTTAAAATAAAACCCCAACTCGAAGCCACCAAAGCAGCCCGCCGTGCCAAAAAGAAAAAGGACGAACTGCCGAAAGATTCGCTGGGAATCTACGCGCTTTCGACCAAACAACTCCTTAAATTCCCCACCGTCCAATCCTTCAAACTGCCCGAAAAAGGCGGCGATTGGGTAGCGTACCTGGGCGAAAGTGCTAAAGTAAAACCCGATACGGCCAAAAAAGCGGCTAGCAAACGCCCAAAACGCGAATCGGAAGACAACGGCTATCGTCTGACGGTCCGACAACTGAAGACCGGAGCCGAAAAGGTGTTTCCGTTTGTGACCGAATACGAAGTCTCCAAAAACGGCAAACGCCTGGCGTTCGCCTCTACAGGTGCCGATTCTGCCAAAACGGGCGTGTACGTGTATGAGCCGGCGACCAATCAATTGAGTTTGGTCCATGCGGGCGTGCCCAAGCATAAATTCAAAAAACTGTCTTTTGACGACAACGGCGACCAACTCGCTTTCGTGGCCGATCTGGACACCAATTCCAAAGTTCAGATTCGCCTTCCCAAGCTGTTTTACTGGAAATCCGGCGACGCCACCGCCACACGTCTGGCCGATGAAACCACCCAACCTGCCGCGCAGGGGTGGCTCGTAAGCAGCGAATACACACCCAAATTTTCGAAAGACGGCGCTAAATTGTTCTTTGGCACCAATCCTAAGCCTATTCTTCAGGATACACTGCTTCTGAACGAAGAAATCGTCAACGTAGAAGTGTGGCATTGGCAGGATGCCAAGCTCCAAACCCAGCAAAAGGTATCGTTGGAAAGAGACCGTAAGAAATCGTACCTGGCCATGGTCAACCTGAGCGATAAGAAATCGGTCCAACTCGGCAGCGAACTCATTCCGGAAACAGAGTTTGTCAACGAAGGGAACAGCGATTTTGTCATCGGTCATTCCGATATGCGCTATTCCCATCAGCATTGGGACTGGAATCCGAAAGAAGATGCGTATCTGATCAGCACTCATGACGGTTCAAAGAAATTGCTCAAAGAAAAAATTGAAGGAAACGCGCGCGTATCGCCCGAAGGCAAGTATTTATATTGGTTTTCCAATCCTGATACGGCTTGGTTTGCGCACGATATTGCCGCCAATAAAACCATTCAACTGACCAACAACAAAGCCGTCAAATTTGCCGACGAAGAAGACGATCATCCGGATTTCCCGAACCCTTACGGCATGGCCGGCTGGGCCAAAGGCGATCAGTCGCTGTTGGTGTACGACCGTTTTGATATTTGGCAAATTGACCCTCAGAATCCCTCTAATCCCAAGAAACTAACCAACGGACGAGGCACCAAACAATCACACCGTTACGTACGGTTAGATCCCGAAGAACGCAGCATTGACCTGTCAAGGCCGCTTTTCCTGACCACGGTCAATGAAGCTACCAAACAGTCGGGATTTGCGCAGCTGTCGCCCGCATTGCAGGTCACAAAACTGTACGAAGGAGATTTCAGCGTGGGCAACCTGGTCCTGAAAGCCAAAAACGCCGACCGTTACCTGTTCACCAAACAAACCTTTAAAGACTATCCCGATTGGCACGTGACCGACGGAAGTTTCAAAAACATCACCCGCGTCACCAATGCCAATCCGCAACAGTCAAACTATTTATGGGGCTCGGTTGAAATCGTGAGTTGGCGAGCCGGCGACGGTACGCCGTTGCAGGGATTATTGTACAAACCGGAAAACTTCGACTCGACCAAAAAGTACCCGATGATGACGTACTTTTATGAGAAGAACGCCGACAATCTCCATACCCACTACGCACCGCGTCCTATTCGTTCGTACATCAATTTCTCGTATTTTGTGAGCAATGGCTACTTGGTCTTTGTGCCCGATATTGTGTACAAAACGGGCTATCCCGGCCAAAGCGCGTACAATTGTATCGTGCCGGGCGTATTGAGCATGATTGACAAAGGATTTGTGGATAAAGATAAAATCGGTATCTCCGGCCACAGTTGGGGAGGTTACCAAACGGCCTACCTGGTCACCCAAACCAACCTCTTCAAAGCGGCCGAAGCCGGCGCTCCCGTAGCCAACATGACGAGTGCGTACGGCGGTATTCGCTGGGACAGCGGCCTTTCGCGGCAGGCGCAGTATGAGCGTACCCAAACCCGTATCGGAGGCACCTTGTGGGAAAAACCCATGCAATACCTCGAAAACTCGCCGCTTTTTCACGCGCCAAAAATTCAGACGCCCGTATTGATGATGCACAACGACGACGACGGCGCTGTGCCTTGGTATCAGGGCATTGAGTTTTACATGGGACTGAAACGTTTGAACAAACCCGTTTGGATGCTGAACTACAACGGCGAAAAACACGGCCTCACCAAACGCCAGAACATGAAAGATTTTGCCGTGCGTATGTATCAATATTTTGATCATTACCTCAAAGACGCCCCTGCGCCTTCGTGGATGGCGGAAGGGTTGCCATTGGTTGAAAAAGGAATCAATCAGCACTTGGCTCCGGCCAAAGTAAGCGGCGGTTCAAAGGCTGGAGGCAGTAAGTTGGGTGGGGGGAAATAG
- a CDS encoding glycosyltransferase has translation MKDNIIFISAPIKSHIIPSFYIANLLSIEFNIYYIVTDVYFVPLIEKNNYKVILSSGYRPLLGMEKAFICKNKKKGTFNHLLSIINQDVDKFRKKEFKEIYKKLNPKAVFIDMFSSTDYVLLHGLEKKNLFFFNPMPSTYRIHGFPVVSEPDFLNKYYDVSRNPLKSTKISLKNLIKKPKNTLLLLLQFLFARKTLKDNGLSEKIIADNNEYTVGFKGVPEFLLIPIEFEFSEKIKLPWQNYLGLSINEKPIYEDLDIEYYEDWTEIVQIKKPIIYCSFGTFYSGPEDKLFNFIEKLIDVRKELDLTFIISTNSQNLKNRIKKKAINSFYVYNKVPQLQVLKKASIYICHGGMGSIKESIFYGVPLLVYPLDLNYDQSGNGLKVVYHEIGLRGDFIFDNANDIIEKIKELLNNNKYSQKIKKLQKQINTSYNDNKNRELIKSFFK, from the coding sequence ATGAAGGACAATATAATATTCATATCAGCTCCTATAAAAAGTCATATTATACCTTCTTTTTACATAGCCAATCTCTTAAGTATTGAATTTAATATATACTACATAGTTACAGATGTATATTTTGTTCCTTTAATAGAAAAAAATAATTATAAAGTAATATTAAGTAGTGGATACAGACCTTTGCTGGGTATGGAAAAAGCATTTATTTGTAAAAATAAAAAAAAAGGAACATTTAATCATTTATTATCAATAATAAATCAAGATGTGGATAAGTTCCGAAAGAAAGAATTCAAGGAGATTTACAAAAAACTTAATCCAAAAGCAGTATTTATTGATATGTTCTCGTCAACAGATTATGTTTTATTACATGGGTTAGAAAAGAAAAATTTGTTTTTTTTTAATCCTATGCCATCAACATATAGAATACATGGGTTTCCTGTTGTTTCAGAACCAGATTTTTTAAATAAATATTATGACGTAAGTCGAAATCCTTTAAAAAGCACCAAAATCTCCCTAAAAAATTTGATAAAGAAGCCGAAAAACACTTTATTGTTATTGTTGCAATTTTTGTTTGCAAGAAAAACATTAAAAGACAATGGCCTGTCTGAAAAAATCATAGCTGATAATAATGAGTATACTGTAGGATTTAAAGGCGTTCCAGAATTTTTACTTATTCCAATTGAATTTGAATTTTCCGAAAAAATTAAATTACCTTGGCAAAATTATTTGGGTTTATCAATAAACGAAAAACCTATTTATGAAGATTTAGATATTGAGTATTATGAGGATTGGACAGAAATTGTACAAATCAAAAAACCAATTATCTATTGTAGTTTTGGAACATTCTATTCTGGCCCCGAAGATAAACTTTTTAATTTTATTGAAAAATTAATAGATGTAAGAAAAGAATTAGATTTGACATTTATTATATCTACTAATAGCCAGAACCTAAAAAACAGAATCAAAAAGAAAGCTATAAATAGTTTTTATGTTTATAATAAAGTACCACAACTTCAAGTTCTAAAAAAGGCATCAATTTACATTTGTCATGGAGGAATGGGTTCTATTAAAGAAAGTATATTTTATGGTGTTCCATTACTTGTTTACCCATTAGATCTTAATTATGACCAATCTGGCAATGGTTTAAAAGTTGTTTACCATGAGATTGGATTAAGAGGCGACTTTATCTTTGATAACGCAAATGATATTATTGAAAAGATAAAAGAATTACTAAATAACAATAAGTATAGTCAAAAAATTAAAAAACTACAAAAACAAATCAACACAAGTTATAATGACAACAAAAATAGAGAGTTGATAAAGTCTTTTTTTAAATAG
- the proC gene encoding pyrroline-5-carboxylate reductase, protein MKIAIVGCGNMGMAFAKSFLQYDLVKKENLLLIEKSADRAATLRTENTGVVIETISTHIGEYDIVILSVKPQDFASVQEALREVLQPQQVILSIMAGIPIANIQEKLDHRLVIRAMPNTPAMLGMGITGFSAAKELNFAQLLKVDNLINATGRSVFLEDESMLDAVTALSGSGPAYFYYLVKAMVEAGKQMGFEESLATQLVKQTMLGSFHLINNADKSLDDLIKAVASKGGTTEAALREFEAGNLAKTLQTGILAAERRAKELSKG, encoded by the coding sequence ATGAAAATTGCCATTGTAGGCTGCGGAAACATGGGCATGGCTTTTGCCAAGTCGTTTTTGCAGTATGATCTCGTAAAAAAAGAGAACCTTCTCCTGATCGAAAAAAGCGCTGACCGTGCCGCCACCCTGCGCACCGAAAACACGGGTGTGGTGATCGAAACCATCAGTACGCACATTGGAGAATATGATATTGTGATTCTGTCGGTCAAACCGCAGGATTTTGCGTCGGTGCAGGAGGCGTTGCGGGAAGTACTGCAGCCGCAGCAGGTGATCCTTTCGATCATGGCGGGGATTCCGATTGCCAATATTCAGGAAAAACTCGACCACCGGTTGGTGATTCGGGCCATGCCCAATACCCCCGCCATGCTCGGCATGGGCATCACGGGCTTTTCGGCCGCCAAAGAGTTGAATTTTGCGCAGTTGCTGAAAGTAGATAACCTCATCAACGCTACGGGGCGCTCGGTATTTTTGGAGGATGAATCCATGCTGGATGCCGTCACGGCCCTGAGCGGCAGCGGCCCGGCGTATTTTTATTATTTGGTCAAAGCCATGGTCGAAGCCGGAAAACAGATGGGTTTTGAAGAGTCATTGGCGACGCAGTTGGTCAAACAAACCATGCTGGGGTCGTTTCATTTGATCAACAATGCTGATAAAAGCCTGGATGACCTGATCAAAGCTGTAGCGTCAAAAGGGGGGACGACAGAAGCCGCCCTGCGGGAATTTGAAGCCGGTAATCTGGCCAAGACCCTTCAAACGGGTATTCTGGCAGCGGAACGTCGGGCGAAGGAATTATCAAAAGGGTAG
- a CDS encoding helix-turn-helix domain-containing protein, translating into MLIGDTLRQLRKAKGIKQPDMAEMLGVSHTTYSRIENNQAALDANLLPKIAKEFELPVEALFQENGKIVLHNPIQHNAGTGIMVQNGLTQQERQQYERVIASQQETISVQKAQIELLQAEVERLRS; encoded by the coding sequence ATGCTAATCGGTGATACTCTCCGCCAACTGCGCAAAGCCAAGGGCATCAAACAGCCCGATATGGCCGAGATGCTTGGTGTGTCGCACACTACTTATAGTCGTATCGAAAACAATCAAGCCGCACTTGATGCCAATTTACTTCCCAAAATTGCCAAAGAATTTGAACTGCCTGTGGAGGCATTGTTTCAGGAAAATGGCAAAATCGTATTGCACAACCCTATACAGCATAATGCCGGAACGGGCATAATGGTACAAAATGGTCTAACACAGCAAGAACGTCAGCAGTACGAGCGGGTCATTGCCTCCCAACAAGAAACCATCTCTGTCCAAAAAGCCCAAATAGAGCTTCTGCAAGCGGAAGTAGAAAGGCTGAGAAGCTAA
- a CDS encoding DUF7948 domain-containing protein has protein sequence MKQILRITLLFLGITGELMAQNSAAVRFVRNQGQWEDAVRYCAEIPGGYLLLKEKSLMYVFFEEDALKSVHARKEAANARKTDVMNGHAVEVLFEGANPSFDVQEQHQNPTTYNYFLGNDPKRWASNVASFGEVIYRDVYPGIDFKMYAFRQTLKYEFLVAPNADASRIKMRYVGSKELKLVNNELLVATTVNQFKEAKPYTYQELNQRSKEVTTQYRLEGEHLSFDFPKGYDRSAPLTIDPELVFSTFSGSYANNFGHAATYDSQGNLYSVGTTHSMGVFPTTAGAFQRQTIGPVDIGLLKFSPDGTRLLYGTYIGGSDCDVPHSMIVNNKDELVMFGTTSSLNFPLTAGAYQTRFGGGIPVAPLGGFEFNNGIDIFVLKLNSTGSMLTASTYVGGNGSDGYSRTPDFALANYGDEFRGEVVVDDKDNVYVATSTNSSNFPVVNAPGNQYGGRQDAVVFKLSSDLKTMLMSTYLGGTAPDAAYGVKWAPSGALYVTGVTRSSNLPVKTGALKPTLSGVEDGFLAKFANDQLVQMTYLGTENEDVGYLVDVDAEENPHVFGITTGKYPTAAGTYSVANAGQFVHALDKNLARTVFSTTIGSTRGRPDIAPTAFLVNECGNIYLAGWGGVVNSRNGYIASSSTVGLPVTEDAFLKTTTGSNFYIAILEKGAKSLLYGTFIGSTVVSEDGDHVDGGTSRFAKNGVIYHATCVCRRANFPSTPNVWSVNRNSSDCNNAAFKFDIDRMKADFDTYEGSTKGVVSGCAPLTLDFVNTSVGGKTYNWDVQGNNISRDPLKATYTFNQPGEYRVTLRIFNPLVCRGQDVVTKIIKVGVSKAKVSGDTTICSNVGVPLLAQGGLKYTWSPAAGLSNPNSANPIARVSATTQFVATITDSNCTVTRSVTVTIKNDKPDFQALKDTVLCVGQSTVLTASGSATRFRWSPALSLSDSVGTRVVAKPTQTTTYTVTGLYADGCLPQKSITVRIEDAKTDFKVVPDTVICRGQSVQLFAQGGATKFRWLASSTLSDTTIRNPRANPTQTTTYTVTGTYPDGCSPKRTVTVRVEQGPQNVRFDITPVYTCGQPTTMQYFNRTSGGTVFEWDLGNGVRSAGATPPVGTYSQNGTYQVTLRAFSANGCETSLTQTVAVLNLDKIPNVITPNGDGKNDTFVIGIPNAQLEVFNRWGKQVYLNANYPDDWGKGVLNGTYFYELKVSPTVQCKGWVQVIE, from the coding sequence ATGAAGCAAATTTTACGTATTACCTTACTGTTTTTGGGAATCACCGGCGAACTGATGGCGCAAAATTCGGCAGCTGTCCGATTTGTGCGTAATCAGGGACAGTGGGAGGACGCTGTGCGCTATTGCGCCGAAATACCGGGAGGGTATTTGCTGCTGAAAGAAAAATCGTTGATGTACGTTTTCTTCGAAGAAGACGCACTGAAGAGCGTTCATGCCCGAAAGGAAGCCGCCAATGCCCGCAAAACGGACGTGATGAACGGCCACGCCGTAGAAGTGCTTTTTGAAGGCGCAAACCCGTCTTTTGATGTACAAGAACAACATCAAAACCCAACGACGTACAACTACTTTTTGGGCAATGACCCTAAACGTTGGGCTTCCAACGTAGCGTCGTTTGGTGAAGTCATTTACCGCGACGTGTATCCGGGCATTGACTTCAAAATGTATGCTTTTCGCCAAACGCTCAAATACGAATTTCTGGTGGCACCCAATGCCGATGCCTCGCGCATCAAAATGCGCTACGTGGGCAGCAAGGAGCTGAAATTGGTCAACAACGAATTGTTGGTGGCTACGACCGTCAATCAATTCAAAGAGGCAAAGCCCTATACGTATCAGGAACTGAACCAACGAAGCAAAGAAGTAACGACGCAGTACCGGTTGGAAGGCGAGCACCTTTCGTTTGACTTTCCCAAAGGCTATGACCGCTCGGCTCCGCTGACCATTGATCCTGAATTGGTTTTTTCTACATTTTCGGGCTCTTACGCCAATAACTTCGGCCATGCCGCGACCTACGATTCGCAGGGAAATCTTTACTCTGTCGGAACTACCCACTCGATGGGAGTTTTTCCGACCACTGCGGGTGCTTTTCAGCGGCAAACCATCGGGCCGGTAGACATCGGCCTGCTGAAATTCAGTCCCGATGGTACCAGATTACTGTATGGTACATACATCGGCGGGTCAGATTGTGATGTGCCGCACAGCATGATCGTCAACAATAAGGATGAGCTGGTGATGTTCGGGACGACGTCTTCCCTGAATTTTCCGCTAACCGCGGGTGCTTATCAAACGCGTTTCGGGGGCGGTATCCCGGTGGCGCCTCTCGGGGGGTTTGAGTTCAACAACGGCATAGACATTTTCGTCCTGAAATTAAACTCAACCGGCAGTATGCTGACCGCAAGCACTTACGTAGGCGGAAACGGCAGCGATGGGTACAGCCGCACCCCTGATTTTGCGCTGGCCAACTATGGCGACGAGTTTCGCGGAGAAGTGGTGGTGGATGATAAAGATAATGTGTACGTAGCCACATCCACCAATTCCTCCAATTTTCCGGTGGTCAATGCGCCGGGCAATCAATACGGCGGGCGTCAGGATGCCGTAGTGTTTAAGTTGAGTTCCGATCTGAAAACGATGCTCATGAGTACGTATTTGGGCGGTACCGCCCCCGATGCTGCGTATGGCGTCAAGTGGGCACCTTCGGGGGCGTTGTACGTGACGGGAGTTACCCGCAGTTCCAACCTGCCCGTAAAAACGGGTGCTCTTAAACCGACTCTTTCGGGAGTGGAAGATGGTTTTTTGGCGAAGTTTGCCAATGATCAATTAGTGCAGATGACCTACCTGGGAACCGAAAATGAAGATGTGGGGTATCTGGTGGATGTAGATGCCGAAGAAAATCCTCACGTGTTTGGCATTACTACCGGCAAATACCCTACTGCCGCCGGAACATACAGCGTAGCCAATGCCGGGCAATTTGTGCATGCCCTTGATAAGAACCTTGCCCGAACCGTATTTTCAACCACCATTGGCTCTACACGCGGACGTCCGGACATTGCCCCTACGGCTTTTTTGGTCAATGAGTGCGGTAACATTTACCTGGCCGGATGGGGAGGGGTGGTAAACAGTCGCAACGGATACATTGCTTCAAGCAGTACTGTCGGCCTTCCCGTCACCGAAGATGCGTTCCTGAAAACCACTACGGGAAGTAATTTTTACATTGCCATTCTGGAAAAAGGGGCAAAATCTCTGCTGTACGGTACGTTTATCGGAAGTACAGTTGTCAGCGAAGACGGTGACCACGTAGACGGTGGCACGAGTCGTTTTGCTAAAAATGGGGTCATATATCACGCGACCTGTGTATGTCGCAGAGCTAATTTTCCTTCAACACCGAACGTGTGGTCAGTCAATCGAAACAGTTCCGATTGCAATAATGCCGCTTTTAAGTTTGACATTGACCGAATGAAGGCTGATTTTGATACCTATGAGGGATCAACGAAGGGTGTGGTTTCGGGATGTGCTCCCCTAACCTTGGATTTTGTCAATACGAGCGTGGGCGGCAAAACCTATAACTGGGATGTTCAGGGCAATAATATCTCGCGTGACCCGCTCAAGGCAACGTATACGTTCAATCAGCCGGGAGAGTACCGGGTAACGTTGCGGATATTCAATCCGTTGGTGTGCCGTGGGCAGGATGTCGTGACAAAGATTATTAAAGTAGGTGTCTCAAAAGCCAAAGTAAGCGGCGATACGACCATTTGCAGCAATGTCGGCGTGCCTCTTCTGGCGCAGGGCGGACTGAAATATACCTGGAGCCCTGCCGCCGGGTTGAGCAATCCCAACAGTGCCAATCCAATCGCCAGAGTCAGTGCTACCACGCAATTTGTCGCTACCATAACAGATTCTAATTGTACCGTGACGCGCAGTGTGACCGTGACCATTAAAAATGATAAGCCTGATTTTCAGGCGTTAAAAGATACCGTGCTCTGCGTGGGTCAAAGTACGGTACTGACGGCCTCGGGAAGCGCGACGCGTTTTCGGTGGAGCCCGGCATTGAGTCTGAGCGATTCTGTCGGAACGCGGGTAGTGGCTAAGCCTACTCAAACGACTACCTACACCGTCACGGGGCTGTATGCCGATGGTTGCCTTCCGCAAAAAAGTATAACGGTCAGGATCGAAGATGCTAAAACGGATTTTAAGGTCGTGCCCGATACCGTCATTTGCCGGGGCCAAAGCGTGCAGTTGTTTGCGCAGGGAGGAGCAACCAAGTTTCGTTGGCTGGCTTCCTCTACCTTATCCGATACAACCATTCGAAACCCCAGGGCCAATCCTACCCAAACGACCACATACACGGTGACGGGTACGTATCCTGACGGGTGCAGTCCCAAACGTACCGTTACGGTCAGGGTAGAGCAGGGGCCGCAAAATGTGCGGTTTGATATTACGCCGGTCTATACCTGCGGTCAACCTACCACGATGCAGTATTTCAACCGAACCTCCGGCGGCACTGTCTTTGAATGGGATTTGGGGAACGGAGTCAGAAGTGCAGGAGCCACTCCGCCCGTGGGCACCTATAGCCAAAACGGCACTTATCAGGTCACTTTGAGGGCCTTTTCGGCCAATGGTTGTGAAACGTCGCTCACGCAGACCGTTGCGGTGCTGAATTTAGATAAAATCCCCAACGTCATTACTCCCAACGGCGATGGAAAGAACGATACGTTCGTCATTGGGATTCCCAATGCCCAACTGGAAGTGTTTAACCGTTGGGGAAAACAGGTATACCTCAATGCCAACTATCCGGACGATTGGGGAAAAGGGGTTTTGAACGGTACATACTTCTATGAGTTGAAAGTCTCGCCCACGGTCCAATGCAAAGGCTGGGTGCAGGTGATCGAATAA
- a CDS encoding cysteine peptidase family C39 domain-containing protein → MNFSDSEKNAYFAIKNTLKFSKVKVDDNTLKKILINHPEFPTLACFKDVFNAFNVDILPTKININTISKLGLPLIAHIEDFDGGFFIVITKINNGIVTYYINKECIRESFYDFLKKWHGIVCIIFTNEELRNNNFFIKIIIQTVVKLKNNLFF, encoded by the coding sequence ATGAACTTTAGTGATTCAGAAAAAAATGCATATTTTGCAATTAAAAATACTTTAAAATTTTCTAAAGTAAAAGTTGACGATAATACCTTAAAAAAAATTCTTATAAATCACCCAGAATTCCCTACTTTAGCTTGTTTTAAGGATGTTTTTAATGCGTTTAATGTAGACATTTTACCAACAAAAATAAACATCAATACAATAAGTAAATTAGGCTTACCTTTAATAGCTCATATCGAAGATTTTGATGGAGGTTTTTTTATAGTTATAACAAAAATCAACAATGGAATTGTAACTTATTATATAAATAAAGAATGCATTAGAGAGTCGTTTTATGATTTCTTAAAAAAATGGCACGGAATTGTTTGTATAATTTTCACAAATGAGGAATTGAGGAATAATAATTTTTTTATAAAAATTATTATTCAAACTGTAGTTAAACTAAAAAATAATTTATTTTTTTAA